In a genomic window of Rubidibacter lacunae KORDI 51-2:
- a CDS encoding pyridoxal-phosphate-dependent aminotransferase family protein, producing MDGKHMLMIPGPTPVPEGVLLAQAKHPIGHRSSEFGELISEVNSNLKWLHQTESDVLTLTASGTGAMEAAIINFLSPGDRVLCGCNGKFGDRWAEMSEAFGLQVERVSAEWGQSLDPDAFGALLDADTNRTIKAVIVTHSETSTGVLNDLEAINRYVKNHGRCLIIVDAVTSVGAIDIPIDEWELDVVASGSQKGYMIPPGLGFVAVGPKAWDAYKTATIPKFYFDLAPYRKSAAKDSTPFTPPINLMYGLQAALQMMRAEGLSNIFARHERVTRAAREAVKAMGLPLFAPDEAASRAVTAVEPATVEAERVRSVMKKQFDIALAGGQNQLKGRIFRIGHLGFVSDRDLLTCIAALEATLHELGHENMTPGVGVAAATRVFSMS from the coding sequence ATGGATGGCAAGCACATGCTGATGATTCCGGGACCGACGCCGGTTCCAGAGGGTGTTTTGCTCGCGCAGGCCAAGCATCCTATTGGTCACCGCAGTTCTGAATTTGGCGAGCTCATTTCGGAGGTGAATTCCAACCTCAAGTGGTTGCACCAAACTGAAAGTGACGTGCTGACGCTGACAGCTAGCGGCACGGGTGCAATGGAAGCGGCAATTATTAACTTTCTTAGCCCTGGCGATCGCGTGTTGTGTGGGTGCAACGGCAAATTTGGCGATCGCTGGGCAGAGATGAGTGAAGCTTTCGGGCTTCAGGTAGAGCGCGTGAGTGCTGAATGGGGACAGTCCCTAGATCCAGATGCCTTTGGAGCTTTGCTTGATGCTGACACAAACCGGACAATCAAAGCTGTTATTGTCACCCACTCCGAAACTTCCACGGGTGTTCTCAACGACCTTGAGGCAATTAATCGCTACGTCAAAAATCACGGCCGATGTTTGATTATTGTTGACGCCGTTACGAGTGTGGGTGCGATCGATATTCCTATTGATGAGTGGGAACTGGATGTTGTTGCATCTGGCTCTCAGAAGGGCTACATGATTCCCCCTGGGTTGGGCTTTGTCGCCGTCGGTCCGAAGGCATGGGATGCTTATAAGACCGCGACGATTCCCAAGTTCTACTTTGACCTCGCGCCATATCGCAAGTCAGCAGCTAAAGACAGTACGCCGTTCACGCCTCCCATTAATCTGATGTACGGTCTGCAAGCAGCGTTGCAAATGATGCGTGCTGAGGGATTGAGCAACATTTTTGCACGACACGAGCGCGTCACGCGTGCAGCTCGAGAAGCTGTCAAGGCAATGGGTTTGCCGCTGTTTGCACCCGATGAGGCAGCCAGTCGTGCTGTCACTGCAGTCGAGCCAGCGACAGTTGAAGCCGAGCGCGTGCGCTCGGTGATGAAGAAACAGTTCGATATTGCCTTAGCTGGCGGTCAGAATCAACTTAAGGGGCGTATCTTCCGCATCGGTCACCTCGGCTTCGTGAGCGATCGTGACTTGCTAACGTGTATAGCTGCTCTGGAAGCCACTTTGCACGAACTCGGCCACGAGAATATGACTCCTGGAGTTGGTGTTGCGGCAGCAACGCGCGTTTTCTCTATGTCTTAA
- the accD gene encoding acetyl-CoA carboxylase, carboxyltransferase subunit beta, with protein sequence MSLFDWFANRRKTEPLAHQSPEREIADGLWSKCAVCGVLAYAKDLRANLMVCSECDHHMLADSRERIHQLVDKGTWQPLDANIYPTDPLNFRDRKAYRERLQDYQAKTGLADAVQTGIGCIDGLPAVLAVMDFRFMGGSMGSVVGEKICRAIERATARQLPAIAVCASGGARMQEGMLSLMQMAKISGALERHRSAGLLYVPVLTHPTTGGVTASFAMLGDVTLAEPQATIGFAGRRVIEQTLREKLPDGFQTSEYLLKHGFVDAIVHRAQLKQTLAQLIRLHRPFVPPEKHITSAPTDVAIANGDGRN encoded by the coding sequence ATGTCCTTATTCGATTGGTTTGCCAACCGCCGCAAAACCGAGCCCCTAGCCCATCAGTCGCCCGAGCGCGAGATTGCCGATGGCTTGTGGAGCAAGTGCGCTGTTTGTGGGGTGCTGGCCTATGCGAAGGATCTACGTGCAAATCTCATGGTCTGCAGTGAGTGCGACCATCATATGCTTGCAGACAGTCGCGAGCGCATTCACCAGCTCGTCGATAAGGGAACTTGGCAGCCTCTGGACGCGAACATCTACCCAACTGACCCCCTCAATTTTCGCGATCGCAAGGCTTACCGCGAACGCCTGCAGGATTACCAAGCTAAGACCGGACTGGCCGATGCGGTACAAACCGGTATTGGCTGTATTGATGGACTGCCAGCGGTCTTGGCCGTGATGGACTTTCGGTTCATGGGTGGCAGTATGGGCTCGGTTGTTGGCGAGAAAATCTGCCGAGCGATCGAACGGGCAACCGCTCGCCAGTTACCCGCGATCGCTGTATGTGCTTCAGGTGGAGCGCGGATGCAGGAAGGGATGCTCAGCTTAATGCAGATGGCGAAGATCTCCGGAGCACTGGAGCGACATCGCTCCGCAGGCTTGCTGTATGTGCCCGTATTGACCCATCCGACCACCGGCGGCGTGACGGCTAGCTTTGCAATGCTCGGTGACGTGACTTTGGCCGAACCGCAGGCGACAATTGGATTTGCGGGGCGGAGAGTCATCGAGCAAACTTTGCGTGAGAAGCTCCCCGACGGCTTCCAAACTTCGGAATACCTGCTAAAGCATGGCTTTGTCGACGCGATCGTGCATCGCGCACAGCTCAAGCAGACGCTAGCACAGCTGATCCGCTTGCATCGCCCGTTCGTTCCACCAGAGAAGCACATTACCTCCGCACCGACTGACGTGGCGATCGCGAATGGCGACGGACGGAACTAG
- a CDS encoding cytochrome c oxidase subunit 3: MQGAINEPVAPGAIAHSADGHHEEHPDLRVLGLLVFLASESLMFGGLFVTYLVYRGMAAEWPPEGTEVELLLPAINTVILVSSSFVIHEGDTAIKENNVGKMRLWYAATALMGIIFLAGQAYEYLTLGYGLSTNVFSNCFYVMTGFHGLHVFVGVLLILGVLWRSRREGHYNATKHVGIEMAEIYWHFVDVIWIVLFVLLYILTMF; this comes from the coding sequence ATGCAAGGAGCAATAAACGAGCCGGTTGCACCGGGCGCGATCGCCCACAGCGCAGACGGTCATCACGAAGAACATCCCGATCTGCGAGTGCTGGGGCTGTTGGTTTTCCTGGCATCGGAATCGTTGATGTTCGGCGGACTATTCGTAACGTATTTGGTCTATCGCGGTATGGCTGCAGAGTGGCCGCCAGAAGGCACGGAAGTGGAGCTGTTATTGCCGGCAATCAACACCGTCATTCTGGTGTCGAGTAGCTTTGTAATCCACGAGGGTGACACGGCCATCAAAGAAAACAACGTCGGTAAGATGCGCTTGTGGTATGCCGCAACTGCATTGATGGGCATTATTTTCCTAGCCGGTCAGGCTTACGAGTACTTGACGCTCGGGTACGGATTGAGCACAAATGTGTTTTCTAACTGCTTTTACGTGATGACCGGATTCCACGGGCTCCACGTGTTCGTCGGTGTTTTGTTAATTCTCGGCGTACTCTGGCGATCGCGTCGCGAAGGACATTACAACGCCACCAAGCACGTCGGCATCGAAATGGCTGAAATCTACTGGCACTTCGTAGACGTCATCTGGATCGTGCTGTTTGTGTTGCTGTATATTCTGACGATGTTCTAG
- the dnaK gene encoding molecular chaperone DnaK, with amino-acid sequence MAKVVGIDLGTTNSCVAVMEGGKPTVIANAEGFRTTPSVVAYAKNGDRLVGQIAKRQAVMNPGNTFYSVKRFIGRKHEEVSNESTEVAYNVLRDGSGNVKIDCPAASKQFAPEEISAQVLRKLVEDASKYLGEQVTQAVITVPAYFNDSQRQATKDAGKIAGIEVLRIINEPTAASLAYGMEKKSNETILVFDLGGGTFDVSILEVGDGVFEVLATSGDTHLGGDDFDKKIVDYLAGEFKQAEGIDLRQDKQALQRLTEAAEKAKIELSSVTQADVNLPFITATQDGPKHLDTTLTRAKFEDLCSDLIDRCRIPVESSLRDAKLGKGDIDEIVLVGGSTRIPAIKDLVKRVLDKDPHQGVNPDEVVAVGAAVQAGVLGGEVKDILLLDVTPLSLGVETLGGVMTTMIPRNTTIPTKKAETFSTAVDGQTNVEIHVLQGEREFAKDNKDLGIFRLDGIPPAPRGVPQIEVTFDIDANGILNVTAKDKGTGKEQSISITGASTLSDDEVNRMVDEAEKNASEDKERRERIERKNQADSLVYQADKQLQELGDKVPADDKSKAEGLIADLRDAVAKEDDDRIQTLMPELQQTLYSIGTNVYQQGAPAGAPDGSAPDSGPTDAGSSASSDGDDVIDAEFSETK; translated from the coding sequence ATGGCTAAGGTTGTAGGGATTGACCTCGGAACGACGAATTCCTGCGTGGCGGTGATGGAAGGGGGCAAGCCGACTGTCATCGCCAACGCGGAGGGCTTTCGAACCACACCGTCGGTGGTGGCATATGCCAAGAACGGCGATCGCTTGGTCGGGCAGATTGCCAAGCGCCAGGCCGTGATGAACCCCGGCAACACCTTTTATTCGGTCAAGCGCTTCATCGGTCGTAAACACGAAGAAGTCAGCAACGAATCTACTGAAGTTGCTTACAATGTTTTGCGCGATGGCAGCGGCAACGTCAAAATTGACTGCCCGGCTGCAAGCAAGCAGTTTGCTCCAGAAGAGATTTCCGCGCAGGTCCTGCGCAAGCTAGTTGAGGATGCCAGCAAATACCTCGGCGAACAGGTTACGCAAGCCGTGATCACGGTTCCGGCATATTTCAACGACTCCCAGCGTCAAGCTACAAAGGACGCCGGCAAGATCGCGGGCATTGAGGTATTGCGGATCATTAACGAGCCGACGGCGGCTTCTCTGGCCTACGGGATGGAGAAAAAGAGCAACGAGACCATTCTGGTCTTCGACCTCGGCGGCGGCACCTTTGACGTCTCGATCCTGGAAGTTGGCGATGGTGTCTTTGAAGTACTGGCAACATCCGGCGACACGCACCTCGGCGGCGACGATTTCGACAAGAAAATCGTGGATTACCTGGCTGGTGAGTTCAAGCAAGCAGAGGGCATTGACCTGCGCCAGGATAAGCAAGCCCTGCAGCGATTGACCGAGGCGGCGGAGAAAGCCAAAATCGAGCTTTCCAGCGTTACGCAAGCTGACGTCAACCTGCCATTCATCACGGCTACTCAGGACGGGCCGAAGCACCTCGATACAACTCTGACACGGGCGAAGTTTGAGGACCTGTGCTCGGATTTGATCGACCGCTGCCGCATCCCAGTAGAGTCCTCTCTCCGCGATGCCAAGCTCGGTAAAGGCGACATTGACGAGATCGTCCTCGTTGGTGGCTCTACACGCATTCCGGCTATTAAGGACTTGGTCAAGCGCGTCTTGGACAAGGATCCGCATCAGGGTGTCAACCCCGATGAGGTTGTGGCGGTTGGCGCCGCCGTTCAAGCTGGGGTTCTCGGCGGCGAGGTTAAGGATATCCTGTTGCTGGACGTGACGCCACTTTCTTTAGGCGTCGAAACCCTCGGCGGTGTGATGACGACCATGATTCCGCGTAATACGACCATTCCTACTAAGAAGGCAGAAACCTTCTCGACGGCGGTGGACGGTCAGACCAACGTGGAGATTCACGTCCTGCAGGGCGAGCGCGAGTTCGCCAAAGACAACAAAGACCTCGGCATCTTCAGACTCGACGGTATCCCGCCCGCGCCGCGCGGCGTTCCGCAAATCGAAGTCACCTTTGATATTGACGCTAACGGTATCCTTAACGTCACGGCTAAGGATAAAGGAACCGGCAAGGAGCAGTCGATCAGCATTACGGGTGCTTCGACGCTATCCGACGACGAAGTCAATCGCATGGTCGACGAAGCAGAAAAGAACGCATCTGAAGATAAGGAGCGCCGCGAGCGCATCGAGCGCAAGAACCAAGCAGACTCGCTGGTCTACCAAGCAGACAAGCAGCTGCAGGAACTCGGCGACAAAGTTCCGGCTGACGACAAGTCCAAAGCTGAAGGGTTGATTGCCGACCTGCGCGATGCGGTTGCCAAGGAAGACGACGATCGCATCCAAACTCTGATGCCCGAGCTGCAGCAGACGCTTTACAGCATCGGCACGAACGTCTACCAGCAAGGAGCGCCAGCAGGTGCTCCGGATGGCTCAGCACCGGACAGCGGACCGACCGACGCCGGATCTTCTGCTTCGTCTGATGGCGATGATGTCATCGACGCCGAATTCTCCGAGACCAAGTAA
- the tatC gene encoding twin-arginine translocase subunit TatC, with the protein MPTSELNTPIQQDHDAHLDELPNEKEMSLFDHLEELRQRIFYSLIAVAVGAIGCFIGVRPIVQALEIPARGVKFLQLAPGEYFFVSIKVAGYSGILVASPFIIYQGLMFVLPGLTRREKRLIGPIVLGSTLLFLVGLVFAYFALVPAALNFFISYGQDVVEQMWSIEKYFKFVLLLMFSSGIAFQIPVIQLLFGFLGIVDSRQMLSSWRYVILGAAILGAVLTPSTDPLTQSLLGGAVLGLYFGGIGMVKLTGH; encoded by the coding sequence ATGCCGACGTCTGAATTAAATACGCCCATACAACAAGACCACGACGCTCACCTTGACGAGCTTCCCAACGAAAAAGAAATGTCGCTGTTCGATCACCTCGAGGAGTTGCGACAGCGCATTTTCTACTCGCTAATTGCCGTAGCAGTGGGCGCTATTGGTTGCTTTATCGGCGTTCGACCGATCGTTCAGGCGTTGGAAATTCCAGCCCGCGGGGTGAAATTCTTGCAACTCGCACCGGGGGAATACTTTTTTGTCTCGATCAAGGTAGCGGGTTACAGTGGCATTTTAGTTGCCAGTCCGTTCATCATCTATCAAGGATTAATGTTCGTGTTGCCGGGGTTGACCCGCCGCGAAAAGCGCCTAATCGGTCCCATCGTGCTTGGCTCGACCCTACTTTTCCTAGTCGGTTTAGTATTTGCATATTTCGCACTTGTCCCGGCTGCTTTGAACTTCTTTATCAGCTACGGTCAGGACGTGGTCGAACAGATGTGGTCGATTGAGAAGTATTTTAAGTTCGTTCTACTACTGATGTTCAGCTCTGGCATCGCGTTTCAAATTCCGGTCATTCAATTGTTGTTTGGCTTTCTAGGTATCGTCGATTCCAGGCAAATGCTTTCTAGTTGGCGTTACGTTATCCTCGGCGCAGCAATCCTCGGTGCCGTCCTTACGCCATCTACCGACCCGCTAACGCAATCATTGCTGGGAGGTGCGGTGCTAGGGTTGTACTTCGGCGGCATCGGGATGGTCAAACTGACCGGACATTAA
- a CDS encoding protein kinase domain-containing protein, with product MPTLKHFEDRDRVERPLGGRYRILRQLGRGGFGQTFLAEDLHLPDRPTCVVKQLNPQTEDEESLEIARRLFETEARVLYRLGTHSKIPRLLAHFEDEHEFYLVQEFVPGHPLSKELKTGHPWSEAAVVSFLLAALEPLTFVHEQGVIHRDLKPPNLMRRDRDGSIVLIDFGAVKQVSARSTETHIHTTGTVVVGTPGFMPSEQLAGKPRYSSDVFAVGIIAIQALTGVRPDEFPQHPDTGELEWHSHAPQLTPELGALLDRMVYYHFRDRYKTAREALTAVCTLPTNLLSAAAALAPVSNRKEAGIPEGGGLPSAIADEPAGVVEPGAVMGIARTVPEEAIAEPPITVSAADMMASPIQPAPRDIKPVKDSAAAPQQTVARSQTATLTAARNNSALSILKSTPFERRTAIGAATALGLVAIAAIGLLFGSSDSASQLADSDGTAPTNSSTAVVDPATEDKVDTTELDAPPAPQKPTPAELVTRADELRAREQYAEAIAQYDRAIAEGADSADAHWGRCYSLNQLQRFDTALSACNRALAIAPEDYRALSSKGFAFEKLKRAQDALIEYDRALDIAPDYALAWNNRGTALLALGRNSEALDAFDKAIALDLKFAESWSNRGVALWNLRRFPEALKSVETALELQPDHPAASTLHQQMQERL from the coding sequence GTGCCTACTCTAAAACATTTCGAGGATCGAGATCGAGTCGAGCGACCGTTAGGCGGACGCTATCGGATCTTGCGGCAACTCGGTCGAGGTGGTTTCGGGCAAACCTTTTTGGCAGAAGATCTACACCTGCCCGATCGCCCGACGTGCGTGGTCAAGCAACTCAATCCGCAAACTGAGGATGAAGAGAGTTTGGAGATCGCTCGGCGCCTATTTGAAACCGAAGCACGCGTGCTCTACCGGCTCGGAACCCACAGCAAGATCCCGAGGCTGCTCGCTCACTTTGAGGACGAGCACGAGTTTTACTTGGTTCAAGAGTTCGTTCCCGGCCATCCCCTTTCCAAAGAACTTAAAACTGGTCATCCGTGGAGCGAAGCGGCTGTTGTCTCATTCTTGCTCGCTGCTTTAGAGCCGCTGACGTTCGTCCACGAGCAGGGTGTTATTCACCGCGATCTCAAGCCGCCGAATCTCATGCGTCGCGATCGCGACGGGAGTATTGTTCTCATCGACTTCGGTGCGGTTAAGCAAGTGAGCGCTCGCTCGACCGAAACTCACATTCACACCACGGGTACCGTTGTTGTGGGGACTCCAGGCTTCATGCCCAGCGAACAGCTTGCCGGCAAACCGCGCTATAGCAGCGATGTGTTTGCAGTTGGTATTATCGCCATTCAGGCACTGACCGGCGTGCGGCCCGACGAGTTTCCCCAACACCCCGATACAGGCGAGCTGGAATGGCATTCGCACGCCCCGCAGCTTACGCCGGAACTGGGAGCGCTGCTGGATCGCATGGTGTACTATCACTTTCGCGATCGTTACAAGACAGCTCGGGAAGCACTGACTGCCGTCTGCACTTTACCGACCAACTTGCTGTCAGCCGCCGCAGCGCTCGCGCCCGTTTCTAATCGTAAAGAAGCTGGAATTCCGGAGGGCGGGGGATTGCCGAGTGCCATAGCAGACGAACCTGCTGGAGTTGTCGAACCAGGAGCGGTTATGGGAATTGCCCGTACAGTTCCCGAGGAGGCAATTGCCGAACCTCCAATAACCGTTTCGGCAGCGGATATGATGGCTTCCCCGATTCAGCCAGCTCCACGGGACATCAAACCAGTAAAGGATTCGGCGGCAGCTCCCCAACAGACCGTTGCGAGGAGTCAAACGGCAACATTAACTGCTGCTAGGAATAACTCAGCCCTATCGATTTTGAAGTCTACGCCGTTCGAGCGCCGGACGGCAATCGGTGCGGCTACAGCACTCGGACTCGTCGCGATCGCCGCAATTGGGTTGCTGTTTGGCAGTTCCGACTCGGCATCGCAATTGGCCGACTCGGATGGCACGGCACCTACTAACTCTTCTACTGCAGTCGTCGATCCAGCCACTGAAGATAAGGTTGACACCACCGAACTGGATGCGCCGCCAGCCCCCCAGAAACCTACACCAGCTGAGTTGGTGACTCGTGCCGATGAATTGCGCGCTCGCGAACAATATGCTGAGGCAATCGCTCAATACGATCGCGCGATTGCCGAGGGTGCAGATTCGGCGGATGCCCACTGGGGACGCTGCTACAGCCTCAATCAACTGCAGCGCTTCGATACCGCCTTGTCGGCTTGCAACCGCGCCCTGGCTATCGCGCCCGAAGACTACCGCGCGCTCAGCAGTAAAGGCTTCGCGTTTGAAAAACTTAAGAGAGCGCAGGACGCACTGATCGAGTACGATCGCGCTTTAGACATCGCGCCTGATTACGCGTTGGCTTGGAACAACCGCGGCACGGCTCTGCTCGCACTCGGGCGTAACAGCGAGGCACTTGACGCATTCGACAAAGCGATCGCCCTCGACTTAAAATTCGCTGAGTCCTGGAGCAATCGCGGTGTGGCGCTGTGGAACCTACGCCGTTTTCCAGAAGCACTGAAATCAGTGGAGACAGCCCTAGAACTGCAGCCCGATCATCCAGCTGCCAGCACACTGCACCAGCAGATGCAAGAGCGCTTGTAA
- a CDS encoding lecithin retinol acyltransferase family protein, with product MARGDQIFTLQPLAAIQGLYEHHGIDCGDGTVVHLRKGNATIEQTSLAEFALGRPVSRRLYSTCYLPDTVIDRARSRLGERADYNLLFNNCEHFATWCKTGVHHSQQVEDFLPFLSRAQLETLSEPLRVALETGPAGETEQLVDRALDDLKAVWNEVQPRYRHAIAEARSWNRVARAALHRKREDLARAALHRKRAFERQAALDKDTLDRLARVTEMVLRARTVPARGAH from the coding sequence ATGGCGCGTGGCGACCAGATTTTCACATTGCAGCCGCTGGCAGCAATTCAAGGGCTGTACGAACACCACGGCATTGATTGCGGCGACGGCACGGTGGTGCATTTGCGAAAAGGCAACGCGACGATCGAGCAAACCTCGCTGGCAGAGTTTGCGCTCGGGCGTCCGGTTAGCCGGCGGCTATACTCGACGTGCTATTTGCCAGATACCGTCATCGATCGCGCCCGCAGCCGCCTTGGCGAACGTGCCGACTACAACCTCCTGTTCAATAATTGCGAGCATTTTGCGACCTGGTGTAAAACCGGCGTCCACCACAGCCAGCAGGTGGAGGATTTCTTACCATTTCTGTCGCGCGCGCAACTCGAGACGCTCTCCGAACCGCTGCGCGTTGCTTTGGAGACGGGTCCGGCAGGAGAAACCGAGCAACTGGTAGATCGCGCCCTCGACGATCTGAAGGCCGTTTGGAACGAGGTCCAGCCGCGCTACCGCCACGCGATCGCCGAAGCTCGAAGCTGGAATCGGGTTGCTCGCGCGGCATTGCACCGCAAGCGCGAGGACCTCGCCCGCGCGGCATTGCACCGCAAGCGCGCTTTCGAGCGCCAAGCCGCTCTCGACAAAGACACCCTCGACCGTCTCGCTCGCGTAACGGAAATGGTTCTGCGCGCCCGCACTGTTCCCGCACGGGGAGCGCATTGA
- a CDS encoding ArsR/SmtB family transcription factor, with amino-acid sequence MPNPPSASLPTTDLPMFAVADDLCEIAHATDPASLRDWGERVLPLEKAQRMAEVFKVLADANRLRRLAARAEREESACDLAAIAALNESAVSHQVLMPRAMRLVRYRKQGGKIYCTLDDCQVLDLYRAAAYYFNEPGAL; translated from the coding sequence GTGCCTAATCCCCCCTCTGCTTCTCTGCCAACCACCGACCTTCCCATGTTTGCGGTTGCAGACGATCTTTGCGAGATTGCCCATGCAACCGATCCAGCAAGCCTGCGGGATTGGGGCGAGCGCGTCTTACCCCTTGAAAAAGCCCAGAGGATGGCCGAGGTCTTTAAGGTGCTTGCCGATGCCAATCGACTAAGGCGGCTGGCGGCGCGGGCCGAGCGCGAAGAGAGCGCGTGCGATCTAGCAGCAATTGCGGCGCTGAACGAGTCGGCCGTGTCGCATCAAGTGCTAATGCCGCGCGCGATGCGCTTGGTGCGCTACCGCAAGCAGGGGGGCAAAATCTACTGCACGCTCGACGACTGCCAGGTGTTGGATCTGTATCGCGCAGCTGCCTATTACTTCAACGAGCCAGGCGCTCTCTGA
- the ctaD gene encoding cytochrome c oxidase subunit I, whose product MAQSQAFDSLPAQESAPQASAHPHTVWKWWHYFTFNIDHKVIGIQYLVTSFAFYLIGGLMAMAMRAELFTADSDFLSPELYNAFLTNHGTIMIFMWIVPAAIGGFGNYLVPLQIGARDMAFPNLNAIAFWLVPPSGALLLGSFFFGGAQSGWTSYPPLSLVTANTAQSMWILSIVLAGTSSILGSVNFLVTIYKMRVPSLKWDELPLFCWAIVATSILALFSTPVLAAGLILLLFDINFGTSFFNPAAGGDVVMYQHLFWFYSHPAVYLMILPIFGIMSEVIPVHARKPIFGYKAIAYSSLMICLVGLFVWVHHMFTSGTPPWMRIFFTISTLIVAVPTGVKIFSWVATLWGGKIRYTSAMLFAIGLLAMFVLGGLSGVTLGTAPVDIHVHDTYYVVAHFHYVLFGGSVFGIYSGIYHWFPKMTGRMLNEKLGYLHFALTFVGTNLTFLPMHEMGLQGMPRRVAMYDPQFEALNHLSTYGAMLLGISVIPFFINCVWSWIAGEKAGDNPWQALTLEWTTASPPAIENWAVLPVVTHGPYDYGMGLFQGALTETPAVAPEPEQSAT is encoded by the coding sequence ATGGCACAATCGCAAGCATTTGATTCGCTTCCCGCTCAGGAGAGCGCGCCTCAGGCATCGGCACATCCACATACAGTCTGGAAGTGGTGGCACTATTTCACCTTCAATATCGATCACAAGGTGATCGGCATTCAGTACTTGGTCACCTCGTTTGCCTTTTACCTGATCGGCGGTTTGATGGCGATGGCGATGCGCGCCGAGCTGTTTACTGCCGACTCCGACTTCTTGTCTCCGGAGCTTTACAACGCGTTTTTGACCAACCACGGAACGATCATGATTTTCATGTGGATCGTTCCGGCCGCGATCGGTGGATTCGGCAATTACCTGGTGCCGCTGCAAATCGGCGCGCGCGACATGGCCTTTCCCAACTTGAACGCGATCGCCTTCTGGCTGGTGCCACCTTCGGGTGCGCTGCTTTTAGGAAGCTTCTTTTTTGGCGGCGCGCAGTCCGGCTGGACGTCCTATCCGCCACTGAGTTTGGTGACGGCAAACACCGCGCAATCGATGTGGATTCTCAGCATCGTGCTGGCAGGCACCTCGTCGATTTTGGGATCGGTGAACTTCCTGGTCACGATTTACAAAATGCGCGTACCGAGCCTGAAATGGGACGAGCTGCCGCTGTTTTGCTGGGCGATCGTAGCAACCTCGATTCTCGCGCTGTTTTCGACACCCGTGCTGGCAGCTGGCTTGATCTTGCTGCTGTTTGATATCAACTTTGGGACGTCGTTCTTCAATCCGGCTGCGGGCGGCGATGTGGTGATGTACCAGCACCTCTTCTGGTTCTATTCCCACCCGGCTGTTTACCTGATGATTCTGCCGATCTTCGGCATCATGTCCGAGGTCATCCCAGTTCACGCCCGCAAGCCGATCTTCGGGTATAAGGCGATCGCTTACTCCAGCTTGATGATTTGCTTGGTGGGCTTGTTTGTGTGGGTCCACCACATGTTCACTAGCGGCACGCCGCCATGGATGCGGATTTTCTTCACGATTTCGACGCTCATCGTAGCCGTCCCGACCGGCGTGAAAATTTTCAGCTGGGTGGCGACTCTGTGGGGAGGCAAAATCCGCTATACCTCAGCCATGCTGTTTGCGATCGGACTGCTGGCCATGTTCGTTCTCGGCGGTCTCAGTGGCGTGACCTTGGGCACGGCACCGGTCGATATCCACGTTCACGATACCTACTACGTGGTGGCGCACTTCCACTACGTTCTCTTCGGCGGCTCGGTCTTCGGCATCTATTCAGGCATATACCACTGGTTTCCAAAGATGACCGGGCGGATGCTCAACGAGAAGCTGGGCTACCTGCATTTTGCATTGACGTTCGTCGGTACGAACCTAACGTTCCTTCCGATGCACGAAATGGGTCTCCAGGGTATGCCCCGGCGCGTAGCAATGTACGACCCGCAGTTTGAAGCGCTCAATCACCTATCGACCTATGGGGCGATGCTGTTGGGCATTTCGGTAATTCCCTTCTTCATTAATTGCGTGTGGAGCTGGATAGCCGGTGAGAAGGCGGGCGACAATCCTTGGCAAGCGCTGACGCTGGAATGGACGACAGCATCGCCACCAGCTATCGAAAACTGGGCAGTGCTGCCAGTGGTAACCCATGGACCCTACGACTACGGGATGGGCTTATTCCAGGGCGCGCTGACGGAGACACCCGCCGTCGCCCCCGAACCCGAACAGTCGGCAACCTAG